A portion of the Hoplias malabaricus isolate fHopMal1 chromosome 1, fHopMal1.hap1, whole genome shotgun sequence genome contains these proteins:
- the LOC136669618 gene encoding uncharacterized protein isoform X2: MEDVGSNRYYLTQLWQKKQVDLEIREVIHRRIQNSIRVALDVESSRRLLSRANERVQMSTLSPLQQRPYLVPSPPLEAPRKSMSSRCMFKTKHVNVDLEKPSTRFDPENFSICNVDAALQGYISTELQDHLRENVRSLTRHEKAVERQTEQGSGFPCAVFGSSSEWDSIEDVSTPEECSAPPYSITPSPDAELRELLTPPRQFQLTQLGSKIPRWTGFDAQKRTVTEFIRKQDVQRIKKLTGMALVCKAAERHAKFLLPELECICQNVRKKENLDSRFLAEPSALRHVPFPAAAEMSRHRLAYEAPGSKIPKYTGHARQRKPEGGQVKPATKRKAVDTWRRRQPVRQGASSRVGGLQPAKQQQWRILKANNLP, translated from the exons ATGGAG GATGTAGGCTCTAATAGGTACTACCTCACACAATTGTGGCAAAAGAAGCAGGTGGATCTGGAGATTCGAGAGGTCATCCACAGAAGGATTCAGAACTCCATCAGGGTAGCCTTGGACGTGGAGTCCAGCAGGAGGCTTCTGAGCAGGGCAAATGAGAGGGTTCAGATGAGTACCTTGAGCCCCCTTCAGCAGAGACCCTATTTGGTGCCTTCTCCACCACTGGAAGCACCACGAAAAAGCATGAGCAGTCGGTGCATGTTTAAAACCAAACATGTGAATGTTGATCTGGAGAAGCCATCCACAAGGTTCGACCCAGAGAACTTCTCCATCTGCAATGTGGATGCGGCTCTGCAGGGGTACATTTCCACTGAGCTGCAGGACCACCTGCGCGAGAATGTCAGGTCCTTGACCCGCCATGAGAAAGCAGTGGAAAGACAAACCGAGCAAGGAAGCGGCTTTCCCTGCGCAGTCTTTGGGTCTTCGAGTGAATGGGACTCAATTGAGGATGTGTCCACACCTGAAGAGTGTAGTGCACCTCCATACAGCATCACACCATCACCTGATGCTGAACTGCGTGAGCTGCTCACACCACCAAGGCAGTTCCAGCTGACCCAGCTAG GGAGCAAGATTCCCAGATGGACAGGCTTTGATGCTCAGAAGAGGACTGTGACTGAGTTCATCAGAAAGCAGGACGTGCAAAG GATTAAAAAACTAACAGGGATGGCATTGGTGTGCAAGGCTGCAGAGCGCCATGCTAAATTCCTGCTGCCTGAGCTGGAGTGCATCTGCCAGAATGTCAGGAAG AAGGAGAACCTGGACTCGAGGTTTCTGGCAGAGCCCTCTGCCCTCAGGCATGTTCCTTTCCCTGCTGCTGCCGAGATGAGTCGACACCGTTTGGCTTACGAGGCACCAG GGAGCAAGATACCCAAATATACGGGCCATGCTAGGCAGAGGAAGCCTGAGGGAGGCCAGGTGAAGCCTGCAACCAAAAGAAAGGCTGTAGATACTTGGCGAAGGAGGCA ACCTGTTCGCCAAGGAGCTTCCTCACGTGTTGGGGGCCTTCAACCTGCTAAACAGCAACAGTGGAGGATCTTAAAAGCAAACAACCTGCCATAA
- the LOC136669618 gene encoding uncharacterized protein isoform X3 yields the protein MSKLSTTENSRKSPVNHMDVGSNRYYLTQLWQKKQVDLEIREVIHRRIQNSIRVALDVESSRRLLSRANERVQMSTLSPLQQRPYLVPSPPLEAPRKSMSSRCMFKTKHVNVDLEKPSTRFDPENFSICNVDAALQGYISTELQDHLRENVRSLTRHEKAVERQTEQGSGFPCAVFGSSSEWDSIEDVSTPEECSAPPYSITPSPDAELRELLTPPRQFQLTQLGSKIPRWTGFDAQKRTVTEFIRKQDVQRIKKLTGMALVCKAAERHAKFLLPELECICQNVRKKENLDSRFLAEPSALRHVPFPAAAEMSRHRLAYEAPDLFAKELPHVLGAFNLLNSNSGGS from the exons ATGTCAAAACTTTCTACAACAGAGAACAGCAGGAAGTCACCTGTAAATCATAtg GATGTAGGCTCTAATAGGTACTACCTCACACAATTGTGGCAAAAGAAGCAGGTGGATCTGGAGATTCGAGAGGTCATCCACAGAAGGATTCAGAACTCCATCAGGGTAGCCTTGGACGTGGAGTCCAGCAGGAGGCTTCTGAGCAGGGCAAATGAGAGGGTTCAGATGAGTACCTTGAGCCCCCTTCAGCAGAGACCCTATTTGGTGCCTTCTCCACCACTGGAAGCACCACGAAAAAGCATGAGCAGTCGGTGCATGTTTAAAACCAAACATGTGAATGTTGATCTGGAGAAGCCATCCACAAGGTTCGACCCAGAGAACTTCTCCATCTGCAATGTGGATGCGGCTCTGCAGGGGTACATTTCCACTGAGCTGCAGGACCACCTGCGCGAGAATGTCAGGTCCTTGACCCGCCATGAGAAAGCAGTGGAAAGACAAACCGAGCAAGGAAGCGGCTTTCCCTGCGCAGTCTTTGGGTCTTCGAGTGAATGGGACTCAATTGAGGATGTGTCCACACCTGAAGAGTGTAGTGCACCTCCATACAGCATCACACCATCACCTGATGCTGAACTGCGTGAGCTGCTCACACCACCAAGGCAGTTCCAGCTGACCCAGCTAG GGAGCAAGATTCCCAGATGGACAGGCTTTGATGCTCAGAAGAGGACTGTGACTGAGTTCATCAGAAAGCAGGACGTGCAAAG GATTAAAAAACTAACAGGGATGGCATTGGTGTGCAAGGCTGCAGAGCGCCATGCTAAATTCCTGCTGCCTGAGCTGGAGTGCATCTGCCAGAATGTCAGGAAG AAGGAGAACCTGGACTCGAGGTTTCTGGCAGAGCCCTCTGCCCTCAGGCATGTTCCTTTCCCTGCTGCTGCCGAGATGAGTCGACACCGTTTGGCTTACGAGGCACCAG ACCTGTTCGCCAAGGAGCTTCCTCACGTGTTGGGGGCCTTCAACCTGCTAAACAGCAACAGTGGAGGATCTTAA
- the LOC136686286 gene encoding uncharacterized protein gives MSKLSTTENSRKSPVNHMDVGSNRYYLTQLWQKKQVDLEIREVIHRRIQNSIRIALDVESSRRLLSRANERVQMSTLSPLQQRPYLVPSPPLEAPRKSVSSRCMFKTKHVNVDLEKPSTRFDPENFSICNVDAALQGYISTELQDHLRENVRSLTRHEKAVERQTEQGSGFPCAVFGSSSEWDSIEDVSTPEECSAPPYSITPSPDAELRELLTPPRQFQLTQLGSKIPRWTGFDAQKRTVTEFIRKQDVQRIKKLTGMALVCKAAERHAKFLLPELECICQNVRKKENLDSRFLAEPSALRHVPFPAAAEMSRHRLAYEAPGSKIPKYTGHARQRKPDGGQVKPATKRKAVETWRRRQPVRQGASSHVGGLQPAKQQQWRILKANNLP, from the exons ATGTCAAAACTTTCTACAACAGAGAACAGCAGGAAGTCACCTGTAAATCATAtg GATGTAGGCTCTAATAGGTACTACCTCACACAATTGTGGCAAAAGAAGCAGGTGGATCTGGAGATTCGAGAGGTCATCCACAGAAGGATTCAGAACTCCATCAGGATAGCCTTGGACGTGGAGTCCAGCAGGAGGCTTCTGAGCAGGGCAAATGAGAGGGTTCAGATGAGTACCTTGAGCCCCCTTCAGCAGAGACCCTATTTGGTGCCTTCTCCACCACTGGAAGCACCACGAAAAAGCGTGAGCAGTCGGTGCATGTTTAAAACCAAACATGTGAATGTTGATCTGGAGAAGCCATCCACAAGGTTCGACCCAGAGAACTTCTCCATCTGCAATGTGGATGCGGCTCTGCAGGGGTACATTTCCACTGAGCTGCAGGACCACCTGCGCGAGAATGTCAGGTCCTTGACCCGCCATGAGAAAGCAGTGGAAAGACAAACCGAGCAAGGAAGCGGCTTTCCCTGCGCAGTCTTTGGGTCTTCGAGTGAATGGGACTCAATTGAGGATGTGTCCACACCTGAAGAGTGTAGTGCACCTCCATACAGCATCACACCATCACCTGATGCTGAACTGCGTGAGCTGCTCACACCACCAAGGCAGTTCCAGCTGACCCAGCTAG GGAGCAAGATTCCCAGATGGACAGGCTTTGATGCTCAGAAGAGGACTGTGACTGAGTTCATCAGAAAGCAGGACGTGCAAAG GATTAAAAAACTAACAGGGATGGCATTGGTGTGCAAGGCTGCAGAGCGCCATGCTAAATTCCTGCTGCCTGAGCTGGAGTGCATCTGCCAGAATGTCAGGAAG AAGGAGAACCTGGACTCGAGGTTTCTGGCAGAGCCCTCTGCCCTCAGGCATGTTCCTTTCCCTGCTGCTGCCGAGATGAGTCGACACCGTTTGGCTTACGAGGCACCAG GGAGCAAGATACCCAAATATACGGGCCATGCTAGGCAGAGGAAGCCTGATGGAGGCCAGGTGAAGCCTGCAACCAAAAGAAAGGCTGTAGAGACTTGGCGAAGGAGGCA ACCTGTTCGCCAAGGAGCTTCCTCACATGTTGGGGGCCTTCAACCTGCTAAACAGCAACAGTGGAGGATCTTAAAAGCAAACAACCTGCCATAA
- the LOC136669618 gene encoding uncharacterized protein isoform X1: MSKLSTTENSRKSPVNHMDVGSNRYYLTQLWQKKQVDLEIREVIHRRIQNSIRVALDVESSRRLLSRANERVQMSTLSPLQQRPYLVPSPPLEAPRKSMSSRCMFKTKHVNVDLEKPSTRFDPENFSICNVDAALQGYISTELQDHLRENVRSLTRHEKAVERQTEQGSGFPCAVFGSSSEWDSIEDVSTPEECSAPPYSITPSPDAELRELLTPPRQFQLTQLGSKIPRWTGFDAQKRTVTEFIRKQDVQRIKKLTGMALVCKAAERHAKFLLPELECICQNVRKKENLDSRFLAEPSALRHVPFPAAAEMSRHRLAYEAPGSKIPKYTGHARQRKPEGGQVKPATKRKAVDTWRRRQPVRQGASSRVGGLQPAKQQQWRILKANNLP, from the exons ATGTCAAAACTTTCTACAACAGAGAACAGCAGGAAGTCACCTGTAAATCATAtg GATGTAGGCTCTAATAGGTACTACCTCACACAATTGTGGCAAAAGAAGCAGGTGGATCTGGAGATTCGAGAGGTCATCCACAGAAGGATTCAGAACTCCATCAGGGTAGCCTTGGACGTGGAGTCCAGCAGGAGGCTTCTGAGCAGGGCAAATGAGAGGGTTCAGATGAGTACCTTGAGCCCCCTTCAGCAGAGACCCTATTTGGTGCCTTCTCCACCACTGGAAGCACCACGAAAAAGCATGAGCAGTCGGTGCATGTTTAAAACCAAACATGTGAATGTTGATCTGGAGAAGCCATCCACAAGGTTCGACCCAGAGAACTTCTCCATCTGCAATGTGGATGCGGCTCTGCAGGGGTACATTTCCACTGAGCTGCAGGACCACCTGCGCGAGAATGTCAGGTCCTTGACCCGCCATGAGAAAGCAGTGGAAAGACAAACCGAGCAAGGAAGCGGCTTTCCCTGCGCAGTCTTTGGGTCTTCGAGTGAATGGGACTCAATTGAGGATGTGTCCACACCTGAAGAGTGTAGTGCACCTCCATACAGCATCACACCATCACCTGATGCTGAACTGCGTGAGCTGCTCACACCACCAAGGCAGTTCCAGCTGACCCAGCTAG GGAGCAAGATTCCCAGATGGACAGGCTTTGATGCTCAGAAGAGGACTGTGACTGAGTTCATCAGAAAGCAGGACGTGCAAAG GATTAAAAAACTAACAGGGATGGCATTGGTGTGCAAGGCTGCAGAGCGCCATGCTAAATTCCTGCTGCCTGAGCTGGAGTGCATCTGCCAGAATGTCAGGAAG AAGGAGAACCTGGACTCGAGGTTTCTGGCAGAGCCCTCTGCCCTCAGGCATGTTCCTTTCCCTGCTGCTGCCGAGATGAGTCGACACCGTTTGGCTTACGAGGCACCAG GGAGCAAGATACCCAAATATACGGGCCATGCTAGGCAGAGGAAGCCTGAGGGAGGCCAGGTGAAGCCTGCAACCAAAAGAAAGGCTGTAGATACTTGGCGAAGGAGGCA ACCTGTTCGCCAAGGAGCTTCCTCACGTGTTGGGGGCCTTCAACCTGCTAAACAGCAACAGTGGAGGATCTTAAAAGCAAACAACCTGCCATAA